A genomic window from Oceanobacillus timonensis includes:
- a CDS encoding aldo/keto reductase: MKRIQLGNSTLSVPIISLGCMVMQQSSKEDANKVIHNALEHEVDFFDHADIYGKGESESVFADAIDLTPSMREKMIIQSKAGIRNGFYDSSKEYLIASVENSLKRLKTDYLDVFLIHRPDALMDPEEVAEAFSELEKSGKVRHFGVSNFRPRQIELLKKYVEQDLVANQLQLSVTNSGMIDQGLYANTSFDQAMDLDGGVIDYSQITNMTIQAWSPLRYGFFGGFIMDRDAYPELNKALDKLGEKYGVARETIAIAWILRHPANIQTVIGTMTPKRLSEMVKAADITLTREEWYQLWQAAGNKLL; encoded by the coding sequence ATGAAACGTATCCAATTAGGTAATAGTACATTGTCTGTTCCCATTATTTCTTTAGGGTGTATGGTCATGCAGCAAAGTTCAAAGGAAGATGCGAATAAAGTGATTCATAATGCGTTAGAGCATGAAGTTGATTTTTTTGACCATGCGGATATTTATGGAAAAGGAGAATCGGAATCGGTATTTGCAGATGCCATTGATTTGACTCCTTCTATGCGTGAAAAAATGATTATTCAGTCAAAAGCAGGGATTCGTAATGGATTTTATGATTCTTCCAAAGAATATTTAATTGCATCGGTTGAAAATAGTCTGAAGCGATTGAAGACAGATTATTTGGATGTATTTCTGATTCACCGTCCGGACGCTTTGATGGATCCCGAAGAAGTGGCAGAAGCATTTTCAGAGTTAGAAAAAAGCGGGAAAGTCCGGCATTTCGGAGTGAGTAATTTCCGGCCGCGTCAGATTGAATTACTGAAAAAATACGTAGAGCAGGATTTGGTAGCCAACCAATTACAGTTAAGCGTCACCAATTCCGGGATGATAGATCAGGGATTATATGCTAATACATCTTTTGATCAGGCAATGGATTTGGACGGCGGGGTCATTGATTATAGTCAGATAACCAATATGACCATTCAAGCCTGGTCACCACTTCGTTATGGTTTCTTCGGTGGATTTATTATGGATCGGGACGCTTATCCAGAATTAAACAAAGCCTTGGACAAGCTAGGAGAGAAATACGGTGTCGCACGTGAAACCATTGCTATAGCATGGATTTTACGTCATCCTGCTAATATTCAGACCGTTATCGGGACCATGACTCCGAAACGTCTGTCAGAAATGGTGAAGGCAGCAGATATTACGTTGACGAGAGAAGAGTGGTATCAGTTGTGGCAGGCTGCAGGTAATAAATTATTATAG
- the ilvD gene encoding dihydroxy-acid dehydratase — protein MGKDLRTKSKAFDGTMRAPNRAMLRAVGVTDEDFKKPMVGVASTWAEVTPCNIHLNDLALVAKKGVRKVDGVPLIFNTITVSDGISMGTQGMRYSLPSRDLIADSIESVVGAENLDGLVAIGACDKNIPGCMIAIANAEVPSIFVYGGTIAPGNLDGKDIDLVSVFEGVGQNNAGKIDDKQLNRIECHACPGAGACGGMYTANTMASAAEAMGLSLPGSASNPAESQEKLKDVEAAGEAMKTLLEKGIYPKDIMTKEAFENAITVVMALGGSTNAILHLLAVAHAAEVDLTIDDFNRLQANVPHLADLKPSGQFVFQDLHNVGGVQAVMKLLYENGYLHGDCLTVTGKTIKENLEDAPSLKEGQKVIMPLDEPKREDGPLIVLKGNLSPTGAVAKVSGVKVTRHTGPARVFDTEAEATKAVMNNDIKDGDVLIIRYVGPKGAPGMPEMLSISSILVGKGMGESVALLTDGRFSGGTHGLVVGHISPEAQSGGPIALLEEGDSVTIDSSTKEIFVDLSDEELDKRLQAWSAPELYKKGILGKYAHNVKCSSKGAVTDYLNRD, from the coding sequence ATGGGGAAAGATTTAAGAACAAAGAGTAAAGCTTTTGATGGCACGATGCGTGCTCCAAACCGGGCTATGCTGCGTGCAGTCGGTGTTACCGATGAAGATTTTAAAAAGCCGATGGTCGGTGTGGCCAGTACATGGGCGGAGGTAACGCCGTGTAATATACATCTGAATGATTTAGCGTTAGTTGCGAAAAAAGGTGTACGGAAAGTGGACGGTGTACCGTTAATTTTTAACACGATTACGGTGTCAGACGGCATTTCCATGGGTACGCAAGGAATGCGCTACTCTCTACCAAGTAGAGATTTGATTGCTGATTCTATTGAATCCGTTGTCGGTGCAGAGAACTTGGACGGGCTTGTTGCAATCGGTGCTTGTGATAAAAATATTCCTGGCTGTATGATTGCCATCGCTAATGCCGAAGTTCCATCCATCTTTGTATATGGCGGCACGATTGCACCAGGAAATCTTGACGGAAAAGATATTGATCTTGTTTCCGTATTTGAAGGTGTTGGACAGAATAATGCCGGGAAAATTGATGATAAGCAATTGAACCGCATTGAATGTCATGCCTGTCCAGGTGCAGGAGCATGCGGCGGCATGTATACGGCAAATACGATGGCCTCTGCAGCAGAAGCAATGGGCTTGAGTTTACCGGGAAGTGCTTCGAATCCGGCAGAATCACAGGAGAAACTGAAGGATGTGGAAGCAGCCGGAGAAGCAATGAAAACATTATTGGAAAAAGGTATTTATCCAAAAGATATTATGACAAAAGAAGCCTTTGAAAATGCAATTACTGTTGTAATGGCGCTTGGCGGTTCTACAAATGCGATTCTGCACTTGTTGGCAGTCGCTCATGCAGCAGAGGTAGACTTGACTATTGATGACTTTAACCGTCTTCAGGCAAACGTACCGCATTTGGCTGACTTAAAGCCGAGCGGCCAGTTCGTTTTTCAGGATCTTCATAATGTTGGCGGTGTGCAAGCAGTTATGAAGCTGCTTTATGAAAATGGCTACCTGCATGGTGACTGTTTGACCGTAACCGGAAAAACGATCAAAGAGAATTTAGAAGATGCTCCGTCATTAAAAGAAGGGCAGAAGGTAATCATGCCTTTAGACGAACCGAAAAGAGAAGACGGACCGTTGATCGTTTTAAAAGGGAATCTTTCCCCAACAGGTGCAGTGGCAAAAGTTTCCGGCGTGAAAGTAACCAGACATACCGGGCCGGCACGTGTATTTGATACCGAAGCAGAAGCAACCAAAGCCGTGATGAATAATGACATCAAAGACGGCGATGTACTTATTATCCGTTATGTAGGACCTAAAGGCGCACCAGGAATGCCGGAAATGCTTTCTATTTCTAGTATTCTGGTAGGTAAAGGAATGGGAGAATCCGTAGCGCTGCTGACAGATGGACGCTTTTCCGGCGGTACCCACGGATTGGTAGTAGGACATATCTCGCCAGAAGCACAATCCGGCGGGCCTATTGCACTTCTTGAGGAAGGGGATAGTGTCACCATTGATTCATCTACGAAAGAAATCTTTGTGGAC
- a CDS encoding HAD family hydrolase → MKKMVFFDLDDTLLWDKKSVQHAFDFTCQLAEKEAGIDPKKLEENVRQRARKLYASYPTYPFTQKIGINPFEGLWATFENDPGEGFAKLREIAPEYQKTTWQEGLKDTGMDDPELAKQLAQAFRDYRIKSPFLFADAIAVLAELKKNYRLALITNGSPSLQQLKLQISPELAPYFEEIFISGDIGTGKPDPEIFHYCLQKLEIHPEDAVMVGDNLHTDIIGANRTGIDSVWLNRFETEKDPAIEPRYEIKSLEELKDIL, encoded by the coding sequence ATGAAGAAAATGGTATTTTTCGATTTAGATGATACGTTGTTATGGGATAAAAAAAGCGTACAGCATGCATTTGATTTCACATGTCAGCTTGCGGAGAAGGAAGCAGGGATTGATCCGAAAAAATTAGAAGAAAATGTCCGACAGCGAGCAAGAAAATTGTATGCTTCCTATCCGACCTATCCTTTCACACAAAAAATCGGAATTAATCCCTTTGAGGGATTATGGGCCACCTTTGAGAATGATCCCGGGGAAGGATTCGCAAAGCTTCGTGAAATTGCTCCGGAATATCAGAAAACAACTTGGCAGGAGGGGTTAAAAGATACCGGTATGGATGATCCAGAACTAGCTAAGCAGCTTGCACAGGCTTTTCGTGATTACCGAATCAAAAGTCCTTTTTTATTTGCAGATGCAATCGCTGTTCTTGCTGAGCTTAAGAAGAATTATCGTCTTGCCTTGATAACCAATGGTTCTCCAAGCCTGCAGCAACTTAAATTACAAATCTCTCCGGAATTAGCGCCTTATTTTGAGGAAATATTTATTTCTGGAGATATCGGAACAGGAAAGCCGGATCCGGAAATATTTCATTATTGTCTGCAAAAGCTGGAAATTCATCCCGAAGATGCAGTAATGGTCGGGGATAATTTGCATACAGATATAATCGGAGCGAACCGGACAGGGATTGATTCGGTCTGGTTAAATCGGTTTGAAACAGAAAAAGACCCTGCCATTGAACCGCGTTATGAAATAAAATCATTGGAAGAATTAAAAGATATTCTGTAA
- the serA gene encoding phosphoglycerate dehydrogenase → MTYRVLISDPLSIEGIKPLEEAGNMEITNNPGWDEAELMENIEQFDALLVRSQTQVTRSLLEKASRLKIVGRAGVGVDNIDLDAATENGIIVVNAPNGNTNSAAEHTIAMVMSLSRNIPQAFHSLKQKKWDRKRFVGTELKQKTLGIVGFGRIGAEVATRAKGQRMNVIAYDPFLTDEKAEQMGIKRGTLEEVLQAGDFITVHTPLLKETTHLINAEAFELMKEGVQIVNCARGGIIDEDALYDAILSGKVAGAALDVFEQEPFTDHKLLTLPEVVATPHLGASTVEAQEIVAVDVSHDVIRFLEGKAVRHPVNMPSIPSEAMHQIEPYFYLAEKLGTFIIDLANEVIQDIRITFSGELSDIETGPVTRNAVKGILKRFLGSRVNDVNALYLADRKGITVSESKTASQKGFTNLMTIEVNGPSGNRKVSGTLLNGLGARLVRIDGYQVDATPEGHMVVIRHNDQPGVIGRMGSAFAEHQINIATMQVDRSDVGGNAIMLLTIDRHLEDKALEEIALLDEIQSVIAIDL, encoded by the coding sequence ATGACATATCGTGTATTAATCAGTGATCCATTAAGTATTGAAGGAATTAAGCCATTAGAAGAAGCCGGCAATATGGAAATCACCAATAATCCAGGTTGGGATGAAGCAGAACTCATGGAAAACATTGAGCAATTTGACGCTTTATTAGTCCGCAGCCAGACCCAAGTCACACGCTCTTTATTGGAAAAAGCATCCCGTTTGAAAATTGTCGGACGTGCAGGCGTCGGGGTAGACAATATTGATTTGGATGCAGCGACGGAAAACGGCATTATCGTGGTGAACGCTCCAAACGGAAATACCAATTCTGCTGCGGAGCACACTATTGCCATGGTAATGTCCTTGTCCAGAAATATTCCGCAAGCTTTTCATTCTCTAAAACAAAAGAAGTGGGACCGCAAGCGCTTTGTCGGTACGGAATTAAAACAGAAAACATTGGGTATTGTCGGATTTGGAAGAATTGGTGCAGAGGTAGCAACACGGGCCAAAGGACAGCGAATGAATGTGATTGCATATGACCCCTTTTTAACGGATGAAAAAGCAGAGCAGATGGGGATAAAACGCGGTACGCTGGAAGAAGTCCTGCAAGCTGGTGATTTCATTACTGTCCACACGCCTTTATTAAAAGAAACAACACATTTAATTAACGCAGAAGCTTTCGAATTAATGAAAGAGGGCGTGCAAATTGTGAACTGTGCCCGTGGAGGTATTATTGATGAGGATGCTTTATATGATGCCATTCTTTCCGGAAAAGTTGCTGGTGCAGCATTGGATGTATTTGAACAGGAACCTTTTACCGACCATAAATTACTAACCTTGCCGGAAGTTGTTGCAACACCGCATTTAGGAGCAAGTACGGTAGAAGCGCAGGAAATTGTGGCAGTTGATGTCAGCCATGATGTCATCCGCTTTTTGGAAGGAAAAGCCGTACGCCATCCGGTAAATATGCCTTCCATTCCAAGCGAAGCCATGCATCAAATCGAACCCTATTTTTATCTAGCGGAGAAGCTGGGTACTTTTATTATCGATTTAGCAAATGAAGTGATTCAAGATATCCGCATCACGTTCTCAGGTGAATTAAGCGATATCGAAACAGGACCGGTCACCCGCAATGCTGTCAAAGGAATTTTGAAGCGTTTCCTGGGCAGTCGTGTCAATGATGTAAACGCCTTGTACTTGGCCGACCGTAAAGGAATTACAGTTAGCGAGAGCAAAACGGCCTCCCAAAAAGGATTTACTAACTTGATGACGATTGAAGTGAACGGACCTTCGGGAAATAGGAAAGTTTCCGGAACGTTATTAAACGGTCTTGGAGCACGCCTTGTTCGCATCGATGGCTATCAGGTTGATGCTACACCAGAAGGACATATGGTTGTCATCCGGCATAATGACCAGCCTGGTGTTATCGGCCGGATGGGAAGTGCGTTTGCAGAACACCAGATTAACATTGCAACCATGCAGGTAGACCGTTCTGATGTAGGCGGAAATGCCATTATGCTTCTGACCATTGACCGCCATTTAGAAGACAAAGCACTGGAAGAAATCGCATTATTGGATGAGATTCAATCTGTCATTGCGATTGATTTATAA
- a CDS encoding pyridoxal-phosphate-dependent aminotransferase family protein, which yields MLKDQHILRIPGPSPIPPSVGRAMNQTMIGHRGKETKELLERILPKLKSVFGTEQDVIPVAGSGTAGLEMAVSNAAHPGDDVLVIVSGAFGDRFAKICEAFQLKLHRIDVTWGDAVNPQDVQDYLQAHPEIKVVFATYCETSTGVLNPIKTLAETVHAHSDALFIVDGVSCLGGVEANMDKWGVDIYVTGSQKAFMLPAGLMFIAASERAWKVIENNPQPRFYLDMRVYRKNLEKLSTPYTPALSLLFGLEQVLDLLEEEGLDNVNRRHILMRDMTRAAFKALDIPLLTTEEDASPTVTAVHPTDFDAEALRSVVKEQFNLTLAGGQQHMKGSVFRIGHMGYCSPADVLQTISLIEIGLMKIGKDIQLGKGVQAAQEIYLQQEEK from the coding sequence ATGCTAAAAGATCAGCACATTTTAAGAATACCCGGTCCGAGTCCTATTCCGCCCAGTGTCGGGCGCGCAATGAACCAGACAATGATAGGTCATCGCGGAAAAGAGACGAAAGAATTACTGGAACGAATTCTGCCAAAGTTAAAGTCCGTATTTGGCACAGAACAGGATGTTATTCCTGTAGCCGGGAGCGGGACAGCAGGTTTAGAGATGGCTGTCAGTAATGCAGCACATCCAGGCGATGATGTTCTGGTTATTGTCAGCGGCGCATTCGGTGACCGTTTTGCTAAAATATGTGAAGCGTTTCAATTAAAATTGCACCGCATAGATGTTACGTGGGGAGATGCTGTTAACCCGCAAGATGTCCAAGATTATTTACAAGCTCATCCGGAAATCAAAGTTGTTTTTGCTACATATTGTGAAACGTCCACCGGTGTATTAAACCCCATCAAAACATTAGCGGAAACTGTACATGCACACTCGGACGCCCTTTTCATTGTAGACGGTGTATCCTGTCTTGGCGGCGTAGAAGCGAATATGGACAAATGGGGCGTGGATATATATGTGACAGGTTCGCAAAAAGCATTTATGCTGCCGGCGGGATTAATGTTTATTGCGGCTAGTGAGCGTGCCTGGAAAGTGATTGAAAATAATCCGCAGCCACGTTTTTATTTAGATATGCGTGTTTACCGGAAGAACTTAGAAAAATTATCCACCCCTTATACGCCGGCTCTTTCCTTGCTGTTTGGCCTGGAGCAGGTTTTGGATTTATTGGAAGAAGAAGGTCTGGATAACGTCAACCGTCGCCATATTTTGATGCGTGACATGACAAGAGCAGCGTTTAAAGCCTTGGATATTCCTTTATTAACAACAGAAGAAGATGCTTCGCCAACTGTAACAGCTGTTCATCCAACTGATTTTGACGCAGAGGCGTTACGTTCCGTTGTTAAAGAGCAGTTCAATCTGACATTAGCCGGCGGACAGCAGCATATGAAAGGTTCGGTTTTCCGCATCGGGCATATGGGATATTGCTCTCCAGCTGATGTACTGCAAACCATCAGTTTAATCGAAATTGGACTTATGAAAATTGGAAAAGACATACAACTTGGCAAAGGTGTTCAAGCTGCACAAGAAATTTATTTGCAACAGGAGGAAAAGTAA
- a CDS encoding branched-chain amino acid aminotransferase, producing MEDQTIRVQRCETRKEKPQDDQLTFGKIFTDHMFVMDYSEPFGWHNASIVPYQPLQIEPSAMVFHYAQSVFEGLKAYRTDNGNIELFRPEKNMARLNNSNDRLCIPPIDEEFALKAIKQLVSIDRDWVPHTEGTSLYIRPFIISTEPYIGVSASVSYKFLVILSPVGAYYKEGINPVKIAVENEFVRTVKGGMGEAKTGGNYAASLKAQELVAKTGYTQVLWLDGIEKKYIEEVGSMNVFFKINGEVVTPKLNGSILSGITRSSVIELLHYWDIPVVEKRISMEELYEAYLNGEVEEAFGSGTAAVISPIGELKWGDKQLFINDGQTGEISKKLYDTITGIQYGHIEDPFNWMQNIETESTVKH from the coding sequence ATGGAAGATCAAACTATTCGCGTACAACGATGTGAGACAAGAAAAGAAAAGCCACAGGATGATCAATTAACTTTCGGGAAAATTTTCACAGACCATATGTTTGTGATGGATTATTCCGAACCTTTCGGGTGGCATAATGCGAGCATTGTACCATATCAACCACTACAAATTGAACCTTCTGCAATGGTATTCCACTATGCACAGTCTGTTTTCGAAGGGTTAAAAGCCTATCGTACAGATAATGGAAACATTGAACTATTTCGTCCAGAGAAAAACATGGCACGTTTAAACAATTCGAACGATCGTTTATGTATCCCTCCGATTGACGAAGAATTTGCTTTAAAAGCAATTAAACAACTGGTTTCAATTGATCGTGATTGGGTACCGCACACAGAGGGTACATCGTTATATATTCGCCCTTTTATTATTTCTACAGAACCTTATATTGGCGTATCTGCTTCCGTAAGCTATAAGTTTTTAGTGATTTTATCACCGGTAGGCGCTTATTATAAAGAAGGAATTAATCCGGTTAAAATTGCAGTGGAAAATGAATTTGTCCGGACGGTAAAAGGCGGCATGGGAGAAGCGAAAACAGGCGGCAACTATGCAGCCAGCTTAAAAGCACAAGAACTGGTTGCAAAAACCGGCTATACACAAGTTCTTTGGTTAGACGGCATTGAGAAAAAGTATATTGAAGAAGTTGGAAGTATGAATGTTTTCTTCAAAATCAACGGTGAGGTGGTTACACCAAAACTGAATGGCAGCATTCTTTCTGGAATCACCCGTTCCAGTGTTATCGAATTATTACATTACTGGGACATTCCAGTCGTTGAAAAACGTATCTCGATGGAAGAATTGTATGAAGCCTATCTAAATGGAGAAGTGGAAGAAGCATTCGGTTCCGGTACAGCTGCAGTTATCTCCCCAATCGGAGAATTAAAATGGGGCGATAAGCAATTGTTTATCAATGACGGTCAGACCGGCGAAATTTCGAAAAAGCTGTACGATACAATCACTGGTATCCAGTACGGCCATATTGAAGATCCATTTAATTGGATGCAAAATATTGAAACAGAAAGCACAGTAAAACATTAA